A single genomic interval of Nitrosomonadales bacterium harbors:
- a CDS encoding adenylyl-sulfate reductase, which yields MFTSNPFVTLSDVISPAMMQGYIVLMVLLVMGGTILDMIHKKSAQYFFENAKKAKKGAKRSVSGGEKVALAVSVLTNEVMAAGEFNNPQRRISHLLMMYGFIVFVVTTAIMIFSPESTSTLVPQLWHVGALMLAAGGYWFWLFIRVDVAAEGLPWFRFERADLFIVSLLATSTFALVWSFTGGGLGIPFALFILSSTVLFGGVYWSKFAHMFFKPAAAHQKKITEADGSRENLPPDYDLTDPEVQRKFPDIPMYMGKNPPKMGLCIKAERAKHY from the coding sequence ATGTTCACGAGCAACCCTTTTGTCACGCTTTCTGACGTTATTTCGCCTGCAATGATGCAGGGGTATATCGTCCTTATGGTTCTGCTGGTCATGGGCGGGACGATACTTGACATGATTCACAAGAAAAGCGCGCAGTACTTTTTCGAGAATGCGAAGAAAGCGAAGAAGGGCGCAAAACGGTCCGTGAGCGGCGGGGAAAAAGTGGCGCTTGCTGTTTCCGTGCTGACGAACGAAGTGATGGCTGCCGGCGAATTCAACAATCCGCAACGCAGGATTTCCCACCTGCTGATGATGTACGGCTTCATCGTCTTCGTCGTAACCACCGCGATCATGATCTTCTCACCGGAGTCCACTTCCACCCTGGTGCCGCAACTCTGGCATGTCGGCGCACTGATGCTGGCCGCAGGCGGATACTGGTTCTGGCTTTTCATCCGTGTTGACGTGGCTGCGGAAGGTCTGCCCTGGTTCCGCTTCGAGCGTGCCGACCTGTTCATCGTCTCGCTGCTCGCCACCTCGACTTTCGCGTTGGTCTGGTCGTTCACCGGCGGCGGATTGGGCATCCCCTTCGCCTTGTTCATCCTGTCCAGCACCGTTCTCTTCGGCGGCGTGTACTGGTCCAAGTTCGCCCACATGTTCTTCAAGCCTGCAGCGGCCCACCAGAAGAAGATCACCGAGGCTGATGGTTCTCGGGAGAATCTGCCCCCTGACTATGATCTGACCGATCCTGAAGTACAGCGCAAGTTTCCCGATATCCCGATGTACATGGGCAAGAACCCGCCCAAAATGGGACTTTGCATCAAGGCTGAAAGAGCAAAACACTACTGA
- the aprB gene encoding adenylyl-sulfate reductase subunit beta — MPTFVYMTRCDGCGECVDICPSDIMHIDKKLRRAYNIEPNMCWECYSCVKACPHHAIDVRGYADFAPLGHSVRVIRDEDKGTIAWRIKFRNGKKDMELLAPITTKPWGSATPDLAKVPAPSKEMRDSELLFNEPKYIRMDEGGLHTLESNGLEIKEGVQY, encoded by the coding sequence ATGCCAACCTTTGTATATATGACGCGTTGTGATGGTTGTGGAGAATGCGTTGACATCTGCCCGTCCGACATCATGCACATCGACAAGAAACTGCGACGTGCCTACAACATCGAACCCAACATGTGCTGGGAATGTTATTCCTGCGTGAAAGCCTGCCCTCACCATGCCATCGACGTGCGCGGCTACGCCGACTTTGCACCGCTGGGTCACAGCGTCCGCGTGATCCGTGACGAAGACAAAGGCACCATCGCGTGGCGCATCAAGTTCCGCAACGGCAAGAAGGACATGGAACTGCTGGCCCCCATCACCACCAAGCCCTGGGGCTCGGCAACACCGGATCTCGCCAAGGTGCCGGCCCCCAGCAAGGAGATGCGCGACAGCGAGTTGCTGTTCAACGAGCCGAAATATATCCGCATGGATGAAGGTGGGCTGCATACACTGGAATCCAACGGCCTGGAAATCAAAGAGGGAGTGCAATACTGA